One window from the genome of Micromonospora aurantiaca ATCC 27029 encodes:
- a CDS encoding DUF389 domain-containing protein: MLHIRVIAPADRSSDIADMLAADPGVTHLVVLPGAARQPAGDYITCDVVRESADGVLRRLREMGVEARGAIAADDVELTLSAAADRAAEAAPGHGDDALIWDEVAAKTGEQTVLTGIFLALIVVATMIAGIGVLLDQPILIVGAMVVGPEFGPLAALCVALLRGKGGVVVRSVQALVVGFVAAMLATVVSTWALDAAGLVSREMLLAERPLTDFIWRPDALSWVVGLLAGIAGMLSLTSKKSGSLVGVLISVTTVPAAANVAVAAAYGVWHEAAGSALQLVVNLAAIVLAGLLTLLVQRSWWRRVARRSRQPVPRQRADRDPASARTDPSSGGHRSS; the protein is encoded by the coding sequence GTGCTGCACATCCGGGTGATCGCACCAGCGGACCGCTCGTCCGACATCGCCGACATGCTTGCCGCGGACCCCGGTGTGACCCACCTGGTGGTGTTGCCGGGCGCGGCGCGTCAGCCGGCCGGCGACTACATCACCTGCGACGTGGTCCGGGAGAGCGCCGACGGTGTCCTGCGCCGGCTGCGGGAGATGGGGGTCGAGGCGCGCGGGGCGATCGCCGCCGACGACGTGGAGCTGACCCTCTCGGCCGCCGCGGACCGGGCCGCCGAGGCCGCTCCGGGCCACGGTGACGACGCGCTTATCTGGGACGAGGTCGCCGCGAAGACGGGTGAGCAGACGGTGCTCACCGGCATCTTCCTGGCGCTGATCGTCGTCGCCACCATGATCGCCGGCATCGGCGTGCTGCTCGACCAGCCCATCCTCATCGTCGGTGCGATGGTCGTCGGCCCGGAGTTCGGCCCGCTCGCGGCGCTCTGCGTGGCGCTGCTGCGCGGCAAGGGGGGTGTCGTCGTCCGGTCGGTGCAGGCGCTCGTCGTCGGCTTCGTGGCGGCGATGCTCGCCACCGTGGTCAGCACCTGGGCGCTGGACGCGGCCGGTCTGGTGAGCCGGGAGATGCTGCTGGCCGAGCGGCCGTTGACGGACTTCATCTGGCGCCCGGACGCCCTGTCGTGGGTGGTCGGCCTGCTCGCCGGCATCGCCGGGATGCTGTCGCTGACCTCGAAGAAGTCCGGCTCCCTGGTCGGCGTCCTGATCTCGGTGACCACCGTGCCGGCGGCCGCGAACGTGGCGGTCGCCGCCGCGTACGGCGTCTGGCACGAGGCGGCCGGTTCCGCGCTCCAGCTGGTCGTCAACCTGGCCGCCATCGTGCTGGCGGGTCTGCTCACGCTGCTGGTCCAGCGCTCCTGGTGGCGGCGTGTGGCGCGGCGGTCCCGGCAGCCGGTGCCCCGGCAGCGGGCCGACCGTGACCCCGCGTCCGCCCGGACCGATCCGTCGTCGGGCGGGCACCGGTCGAGCTGA